From one Streptomyces sp. SCSIO 30461 genomic stretch:
- a CDS encoding TetR/AcrR family transcriptional regulator: MARVRLSVAERREELLRAAVAQIEARGVTAVRVADVAASLGVSNALVLYHFETKEKLVAAAFAHAADADLSRLRRILGRRTSALRRLRAAVRWYAPTGKAKGWRLWIEGWASSLRDPALRVVARDLDQQWKAAMTAVIAEGTAAGEFHCSDPASAAWRLTALLDGLAVQMTAYGGTLTRAAMLAWTDEALARELDLERGALTRQTP; encoded by the coding sequence GTGGCGAGAGTCCGGTTGAGCGTGGCCGAACGGCGCGAGGAACTGCTGCGCGCCGCCGTGGCACAGATCGAGGCCCGCGGTGTGACGGCCGTACGCGTCGCCGATGTCGCCGCGTCGCTCGGAGTCAGCAACGCGCTGGTCCTGTACCACTTCGAGACCAAGGAAAAGCTGGTCGCCGCCGCCTTCGCGCACGCCGCCGACGCTGACCTGTCCCGTCTCCGCCGCATTCTGGGCCGCCGTACCTCCGCGCTGCGCCGACTGCGCGCCGCTGTTCGCTGGTACGCCCCCACGGGCAAGGCCAAGGGCTGGCGGCTGTGGATCGAAGGCTGGGCGTCTTCGCTGCGCGACCCCGCGCTGCGCGTGGTCGCGCGCGACCTCGACCAGCAGTGGAAGGCCGCGATGACCGCGGTCATCGCCGAAGGCACGGCAGCGGGCGAGTTCCACTGCTCCGACCCCGCCTCCGCCGCCTGGCGGCTCACGGCCCTGCTGGACGGCCTGGCCGTACAGATGACCGCTTATGGCGGCACGCTCACCCGGGCCGCGATGCTGGCCTGGACGGACGA
- a CDS encoding Glu/Leu/Phe/Val dehydrogenase dimerization domain-containing protein, which yields MSAVDTTAAPLISLTWTDQVTGRQGHLVVDRLVRGVASGGLRMRAGCTLDEVAGLARGMTMKEALHFHADDPTARYVPLGGAKGGIDCDPRDPEAYGVLVRYLRAMRPYIESCWTTGEDLGLSQDLVDRAAAEAGLVSSVQAVFRLLDDESAARRRLADAFAIEVDGIGLDELVGGCGVAESVLTALDRAGTVRAGARVSVQGFGTMGGATARFLSRAGLRIVAVADVKGTIANPDGLDVESLLAARDAYGTVDRSALRSHDTELPGEAWLSADADVLVPAAVSYAVDPANQAGVRARWIVEAANMPVLPDAERLLAARGVTVLPDVVVNSGTNAWWWWTLFGDIAADADEAFAHTRRSMRALVDQMLARAEADATTPRAAAHAIAAERLPVITERYGWYG from the coding sequence ATGTCCGCCGTGGACACCACCGCCGCTCCGCTCATCTCGCTCACCTGGACCGACCAGGTGACGGGGCGACAGGGCCATCTGGTGGTCGACCGTCTCGTACGCGGGGTGGCCAGCGGCGGACTGCGGATGCGCGCGGGATGCACCCTGGACGAGGTCGCCGGGCTGGCGCGCGGTATGACCATGAAGGAGGCCCTGCACTTCCACGCGGACGACCCGACCGCTCGCTATGTACCGCTCGGTGGCGCGAAGGGCGGGATCGACTGCGACCCGCGGGACCCGGAGGCCTACGGCGTACTCGTCCGCTATCTGCGCGCGATGCGTCCCTACATCGAGAGTTGCTGGACCACAGGGGAGGACCTGGGGCTCAGTCAGGACCTGGTCGACCGGGCAGCCGCGGAGGCGGGACTCGTCTCGTCCGTGCAGGCTGTGTTCCGACTGCTCGACGACGAGTCGGCGGCACGGAGGCGGCTCGCGGACGCCTTCGCCATCGAGGTCGACGGCATCGGCCTCGACGAGTTGGTCGGCGGCTGCGGTGTCGCCGAGTCGGTGCTCACCGCTCTCGACCGCGCCGGCACCGTCCGGGCCGGAGCCCGGGTCTCCGTGCAGGGGTTCGGCACGATGGGTGGAGCCACCGCGCGGTTCCTGTCCCGGGCAGGCCTGCGTATCGTCGCCGTGGCGGATGTCAAGGGCACCATCGCCAACCCCGACGGCCTGGACGTGGAGTCCCTCCTCGCCGCGCGGGACGCGTACGGCACGGTGGATCGCAGCGCGCTGCGGTCGCACGACACCGAACTGCCGGGTGAAGCCTGGCTCTCGGCCGACGCGGATGTGCTGGTCCCCGCCGCCGTCTCCTATGCCGTCGACCCGGCCAACCAGGCCGGGGTGCGGGCCCGCTGGATCGTCGAGGCGGCCAATATGCCGGTGCTTCCCGACGCCGAACGCCTCCTCGCCGCCCGCGGGGTGACGGTGCTGCCTGATGTGGTCGTGAACTCGGGCACCAACGCCTGGTGGTGGTGGACCCTCTTCGGCGACATCGCCGCCGACGCGGACGAGGCCTTCGCCCACACCCGCCGTTCCATGCGCGCCCTGGTCGACCAGATGCTCGCCCGCGCCGAGGCGGACGCCACCACCCCCCGTGCCGCCGCGCACGCGATCGCCGCCGAACGACTGCCGGTGATCACGGAACGCTATGGCTGGTACGGCTGA
- a CDS encoding MBL fold metallo-hydrolase, protein MAGAATPSSLRSRLRSLRPAAFGADPDGERMERIRRSPNFADGVFRNPVDARTRPSGSTFEFAKIYFEREARRLRTPAAPIPLYLDALADLAAPPATGLRLTWTGHSSVLAEIDGRRVLFDPVWGSRCSPFAFAGPKRLHPVPVPLTALGPVDVVVISHDHYDHLDMPTIRALASTDSVFVAPLGVGAHLERWGVSETRLRELDWGESAEIAGLRLTATPARHFCGRGLRNQQHTLWASWAVLGLSGGHRLFHSGDTGYFPGFKEIGAEHGPFEATMIQIGAYSEYWPDIHMTPAEGLQAHRDLQGGRPTGVMLPIHWATFNLAPHPWDEPGEGCVSAAAASGAQLALPLPGQPFEPTAPGVPATPWWRPISASPSAAPATATAPAPGGSAPRSPGAGASGTDAEAPEAAPAG, encoded by the coding sequence GTGGCCGGCGCCGCAACCCCGAGTTCCCTGCGCTCCAGGCTGCGGTCCCTGCGCCCAGCCGCGTTCGGGGCCGACCCGGACGGGGAGCGGATGGAGCGGATCCGCCGCTCGCCCAACTTCGCGGACGGGGTCTTCCGGAACCCGGTGGATGCCAGGACCAGGCCGTCCGGCTCCACGTTCGAGTTCGCGAAGATCTACTTCGAGCGGGAGGCCCGCCGGCTGCGTACGCCCGCCGCGCCCATTCCGCTGTACCTCGACGCCCTCGCGGATCTGGCGGCGCCGCCCGCCACGGGACTCCGGCTCACCTGGACGGGTCATTCGAGCGTCCTGGCCGAGATCGACGGCCGCCGGGTGCTCTTCGACCCGGTGTGGGGCTCGCGCTGCTCGCCGTTCGCGTTCGCCGGCCCCAAGCGGTTGCATCCCGTGCCCGTACCGCTCACCGCACTCGGTCCGGTGGACGTCGTGGTGATCTCGCACGACCACTACGACCATCTGGACATGCCCACGATCCGCGCCCTGGCGTCCACGGACAGCGTGTTCGTGGCACCTCTCGGCGTGGGCGCGCACCTGGAGCGCTGGGGTGTGTCCGAGACCCGGCTGCGTGAGCTCGACTGGGGCGAGTCGGCTGAGATCGCGGGGCTGCGGCTGACCGCCACCCCGGCCCGCCACTTCTGCGGGCGCGGGTTGCGCAACCAGCAGCACACGCTCTGGGCCTCCTGGGCGGTGCTCGGGCTGTCCGGCGGCCACCGCCTCTTCCACAGCGGTGACACCGGCTACTTCCCGGGCTTCAAGGAGATCGGCGCCGAACACGGCCCGTTCGAGGCGACCATGATCCAGATCGGTGCCTACAGCGAGTACTGGCCAGACATACACATGACCCCGGCCGAAGGCCTGCAGGCCCACCGGGACCTCCAGGGCGGCCGGCCGACCGGGGTGATGCTGCCGATCCACTGGGCGACGTTCAACCTCGCGCCGCATCCGTGGGACGAGCCCGGCGAGGGCTGTGTCAGCGCCGCGGCGGCGAGCGGAGCGCAGCTCGCTCTGCCGCTGCCGGGGCAGCCCTTCGAGCCCACCGCGCCCGGTGTCCCCGCCACGCCCTGGTGGCGCCCGATCTCAGCGTCCCCCTCGGCTGCGCCGGCAACGGCCACCGCCCCGGCGCCGGGGGGTTCCGCGCCGCGGAGCCCCGGAGCCGGTGCGAGCGGCACCGACGCGGAGGCTCCCGAGGCTGCCCCGGCGGGCTGA